One part of the Microlunatus elymi genome encodes these proteins:
- a CDS encoding arylsulfatase produces MAREFQGKVELDVRDSQGDWDAFLPDKAPTGAPNVLVVLYDDTGQAAWSPYGGRINMPTMDRLAAGGLTYSQWHTTALCSPTRSTFLTGRNHHMNGFASISESSTGFAGYSSHIPPSNATMANVLREAGWSTFWVGKNHNVPIDEWTMGASKKRWPLGMGYDQFYGFIGGETNNWYPSLAEGNRYIDQPYGPEDGYHLSKDLADQALRMIRDSKQTEPDKPWYLWFCPGANHAPHHAPQEYIDKYKGAFDDGYEAYREWVLPRMIERGILPEGTELTPLNPMSDGTYTQTDYVRPWGELNEKERAMFCRMAEVYAGFSEYTDAQVGRIVDYLEESGQLENTIIFYCADNGASGEGSPNGSVNEGKIFGGYPDDLEQNLSMVDKLGSPDTYNHYPTGWAAAFTTPYRMFKRYVYQGGICDPLVIHWPAGIKAKGEVRHQYHHSTDIVPTIYEACGVEFPDVFEGIEQTPLSGVSMAYSFDDADAPTAKKTQYYEMFGNRGIWHDGWKAVTEHGPVSGMSGYDKDKWQLFHTDVDRSEADDLAQDHPEKVAELKARWMAEAEANNVLPLNDLQIIGNPKDFETFMKMEFHVPVPPSGQYVYYPGTSEIPERSAANVHGVSYKVFADVDLEPDSQGVIFAHGSRFGGHALFIKDGQLSYAYNFLGIPPEDRISAPVPTSGRHILGVEFVKEGTGQFREGTGPLRLYIDDQQVGEQQIRTVLGHFSLCGEGLCIGYDSGDSVSSAYAGDRFDFTGGTIHKVVFDIADDAYVDVEAHLRAAMARD; encoded by the coding sequence ATGGCACGAGAGTTTCAGGGCAAGGTCGAACTGGATGTCCGCGATTCGCAGGGCGACTGGGACGCATTCCTGCCGGACAAGGCACCGACCGGCGCACCCAATGTCCTGGTCGTCCTGTACGACGACACCGGCCAGGCCGCCTGGTCCCCGTACGGCGGGCGGATCAACATGCCGACGATGGACCGGCTGGCTGCCGGCGGGCTGACCTACAGCCAGTGGCACACCACCGCGTTGTGTTCCCCGACCCGCTCGACCTTTCTGACCGGCCGCAATCACCATATGAACGGGTTCGCTTCGATCTCGGAGTCCTCGACCGGGTTCGCGGGCTACAGCTCACACATACCGCCGTCCAACGCGACCATGGCCAACGTGCTGCGGGAGGCCGGCTGGTCGACCTTCTGGGTGGGCAAGAATCACAACGTGCCGATCGACGAGTGGACGATGGGCGCGTCCAAGAAGCGCTGGCCGCTGGGCATGGGCTACGACCAGTTCTACGGGTTCATCGGCGGTGAGACGAACAACTGGTATCCGTCGCTGGCCGAGGGCAACCGCTACATCGATCAGCCGTACGGGCCCGAGGACGGCTATCACCTGTCCAAGGATCTGGCCGATCAGGCGTTGCGGATGATCCGCGACTCCAAGCAGACCGAGCCGGACAAGCCCTGGTATCTCTGGTTCTGCCCGGGCGCCAACCACGCTCCGCATCATGCGCCGCAGGAGTACATCGACAAGTACAAGGGTGCCTTCGACGACGGCTACGAGGCCTACCGGGAGTGGGTGCTGCCGCGGATGATCGAGCGCGGCATCCTCCCCGAGGGCACCGAGCTCACCCCGCTGAATCCGATGTCGGACGGCACCTACACCCAGACCGACTACGTGCGGCCCTGGGGGGAGCTGAACGAGAAGGAACGGGCGATGTTCTGCCGGATGGCCGAGGTGTACGCCGGTTTCAGCGAATACACCGACGCCCAGGTCGGCAGGATCGTCGACTACCTGGAGGAATCCGGCCAGTTGGAGAACACGATCATCTTCTACTGCGCCGACAACGGCGCCTCCGGCGAGGGCAGTCCGAACGGTTCGGTCAACGAGGGCAAGATCTTCGGCGGCTATCCCGATGATCTTGAGCAGAACCTGTCGATGGTGGACAAGCTCGGCTCACCGGACACCTACAACCACTATCCGACGGGTTGGGCGGCCGCTTTCACCACCCCGTACCGGATGTTCAAGCGATACGTCTATCAGGGTGGCATCTGCGATCCGCTGGTGATCCACTGGCCGGCCGGGATCAAGGCCAAGGGCGAGGTACGGCATCAGTACCACCACTCGACCGACATCGTGCCGACGATCTACGAGGCCTGCGGGGTGGAATTCCCGGACGTGTTCGAGGGGATCGAGCAGACGCCGCTGTCGGGTGTCTCGATGGCCTACTCGTTCGATGATGCGGACGCGCCGACCGCGAAGAAGACGCAGTACTACGAGATGTTCGGCAATCGTGGCATCTGGCACGACGGCTGGAAGGCGGTCACCGAGCACGGCCCGGTCAGCGGCATGAGCGGATACGACAAGGACAAGTGGCAGTTGTTCCACACCGATGTCGATCGGTCCGAGGCTGATGATCTTGCTCAGGATCATCCGGAGAAGGTCGCGGAACTCAAGGCACGGTGGATGGCGGAGGCCGAAGCCAACAACGTCCTGCCGCTGAATGACCTGCAGATCATCGGCAACCCGAAGGACTTCGAGACCTTCATGAAGATGGAGTTCCACGTCCCGGTGCCGCCGAGCGGTCAGTACGTCTACTACCCGGGCACGTCGGAGATCCCGGAGCGGTCCGCGGCCAACGTGCACGGAGTCTCGTACAAGGTGTTCGCCGATGTTGATCTTGAGCCGGACAGCCAAGGTGTGATCTTCGCCCATGGGTCTCGGTTCGGCGGTCACGCGTTGTTCATCAAGGACGGGCAGCTCAGCTACGCCTACAACTTTCTCGGCATCCCGCCGGAGGATCGGATCTCGGCGCCGGTGCCGACATCGGGCCGGCACATCCTGGGGGTCGAGTTCGTCAAGGAGGGCACCGGCCAATTCCGCGAAGGCACCGGTCCGCTGCGGCTCTACATCGACGATCAACAGGTCGGCGAACAGCAGATCCGTACGGTGCTGGGGCACTTCTCGCTCTGCGGCGAGGGTCTGTGCATCGGCTACGACAGCGGCGACTCGGTGTCCAGCGCCTACGCCGGTGATCGGTTCGACTTCACCGGCGGCACCATCCACAAGGTCGTCTTCGACATCGCCGACGACGCCTACGTCGACGTCGAAGCGCACCTGCGGGCCGCGATGGCCCGCGACTGA